The DNA region CGAGAAGGGGCGGATCAAGCTTCCCGCGGCCTACCGCCGTTATATCGACGAGAACTACAGCTCCGAGTTTTATGTGACGAGCCTGACGGGTGAATGCGCGCGGTTGTATCCAATGCCCGAATGGATGGCGATCGAAGAGAAGCTCCAATCGAAAGGCACAAGCAACGCCGCCGTCAGGAAGTTCCTCGATCGGACGAACTACTACGGTCAACTCGCCGATGTAGACGCGCAGGGCCGAATCCTGGTTCACCCCTTGCTTCGATCGAGCGCCGAACTGATCGGAAACGTGGCAGTGCTGGGATACCTGCAATACCTGGAGGTGTGGGAGCTGGACAAGTTCAAGGCTCGAATCGACGGCCAGCCGTTCACCGATGAGGACGCCGCCAGTCTCGCGGCGCTTGGGATTTAGCACTCGCGCTCGCGCGTCTCTCCGCAGGCGCCCTTTAGTCCTGAGAAGCGTTTACCAAGAAGGGGCGCCCGCAGAGGACTCCGTACAGGTTCTTCGAAGAACTGAAATCTGATGATGAGGCCGTGGCGACAAACATCGGAGAAAAAGATGAACTGCACGAACCTGTTTTGCTCAACGAGGTCGTCGAGTGGCTGCGGCCCGAGGAAGGCACGTTCGTCGACTGCACGATTGGGCTTGGCGGACACGCCCACGCGATCCTCGCTGCGTCGCCCCGTACGGCGATCATCGGAATAGATCGCGATCCGGAAGCGCTCGCCGTGGCTCGAGAGCGGCTGTCGATCTTTGAAGACCGTGTTCAACTCGTCCGGGCGAACTTCGAAAGTATCGCGTCTGTGCTGGAGCAAACTGGCACAGTGGAAGTGCGCGGGGTGCTGGCCGATCTGGGCGTATCCTCGCTGCAACTTGGACGAAGCGAGCGCGGCTTTAGTTTTGCCTCAGACGCGCCGCTCGACATGAGAATGGACCAGAGCAACGGGCCAACGGCAGCAGACCTCGTGAATCAGCTTTCCGAGCGTGAGCTGGCGGATCTGATCTTTGAATTCGGAGAGGAGCGAGGCGCGCGCAAGATCGCTCGCGCAATCACGCGGGCGAGCGAGCGCGAACCCATCGCCACGACAAAGCAGCTTGCTGACGTTGTCGTGCGAGCGCTCAACATCCCCGGCCGATGGCGCACACATCCGGCCACGCGAACGTTTCAAGCGCTCCGGATCTCAGTCAACGATGAGCTCAAAGCACTGGAGCGTTTCATCCCCGCTGCGATTTCGAAGCTGGCTCACCGTGGGCGGTTGGCGATCATCTCGTTCCACTCGCTTGAAGATCGGATCGTCAAGCGCAGCTTTTTGCGAGAGTCCGGCCGATGCATCTGCGAAACGCAAAGATGGCAACCAGGCGAAGCGCGCAAAGAAGCCACCGCCGATGACGTAACCTGCGAACATTGCGGAGCGCGAAGACGAATAAGTATACTTACGCGAAAGCCGGTGCGCCCTACACCGGAAGAGATGGAACGCAATCCTCGGTCACGCAGTTCCCTTCTGCGTGTTTGCGAGAAGCTCTGACGAGCTAAAAGTTCCGAGCCCCGGAAGTCGCATAGAATCCAGTCTGACTGTAGTTGTCGAGCAAGGCACACAGGACTCAAGTCTATGCTGCGCAGAGCAAAGTCTAGGCTACAAGGCGGACTTATGACGAATCGGTTCTTCCCGGAAAAGCAGATTACCAACGTCCCCGTGGCGCGGCCGGTGAGCTCGCGTGTCATGGGGTGGCTTGCGGCGATAGGAGTTGCGGGAGCGCTGCTGTCGTGCGGCTTTGTTATAAGCGCGCGCCAGCATTTCGAGGCCGTTTCAGTCGGTTATCAGAGCGAGGAGTTGAGGCGTCAGTCGGGTCAGCTTGAAGAACGGCTTCGACAACTGGAGCTGGATTACGCTCGAGCTTCGTCACCGGTCGAAATCGAACGCCGCGCGCAAAAGCTGGGCCTGGGGCCCGACAAGAAGGCAACCGACAAACTGGCAAATGGAAACGCTAACCGGAAGGACAAGAGGTAGAGTTCAGAGTTCATCAGGCTGACGACCGGAGACGGACGACCGGAGACGGACGACCGTCTTCGGTCGTCGGTCTCCGGTCGTCAGCCTGATGAACCCCGAACCTGAAAGCGATGTCAACTAGCAATAAAACTTCTGACAAACGGATCACCGTCATTCAAATCGTGATCATCGCGTGGATGATGGCGATCGGCGCGAAGCTCCTCTGGCTGCAAGTCAAGCAACACGACTGGCTGCTCGCGCGCGCAAACAATCAACAGCAGGCAGCAATCGATCTCAGCCCGATGCGAGGAGTGATCTATGATCGGAACGGCAACGAGCTTGCGCGGTCGGTTGCGGTGAAATCGCTTTACGCATCGCCGGGTGACCTAACCGACCCGGGCGGCATCGCAGATACTCTTTCCGATCTTCTCGACATCGATCGCGACGATCTCTACAAACGGCTTACGTCCGGCCGCGCGGCAGTGGCCGTCAAACGCAAGCTCGACGACACAGAAGTTGCGAAAGTCGTGAAGCTCGGTCTGCCGGGACTTCGCTTCGTGAACGAGATGAAGCGATTTTACGTCAGCGGCAAGAGCGCATCTCACGTCTTGGGTTTCGTCGATATGGACGAGCGAGGAGTGGGCGGCATCGAGCTTTCCTGCGATAAGTTAATTCGGGGGCAGGGTGGGCGCTTGTTGCTGGACGTGGATGCCCTGAACAAGTCTTACGATCATTCGGTTGAGGAGTCGGTGCCGGGCGCCAATGTCTCGCTCACCATTGACCTGGTGATTCAGAATCACGTCGAGAAAGCACTGGCCCAAGCGGTTCGCGCGACCCGCGCACGCGGAGGCACGATCGTTGTTCTCCGGCCGGCGACCGGCGAGATACTGGCGCTAGCCAACTACCCGACCTTTGATCCCAACGACTTCTCCGAATCCACCGACGTCCAGCGGCGCAACCGAGCGGTCGAAACTGCCTTCGAGCCGGGTTCGATATTCAAGCTGGTCACCTATGCCGCTGCGCTCGAAGAGCGGCTCATTCGGCCCGACACCCGGATCGACTGCGGCGGCGGCCAGATTCGCATCGCCGATCGAATCATCCACGATCATCCGTACGGCGTGCTGACTGCCGCGCAAGCGTTGGCGAAATCCTCTAACGTTGCCGCGATCAAGATAGGAATGCAGTTGGGAAACGAAAGACTCGCGCGCTACATCGAGCGGTTTGGTTTCGGCCGCCGCACCGGCATAGAACTGCCGGCGGAATCGCGAGGATTGCTCCAGCCGGTTAGCGAATGGGGACCGACCACCATCGGCTCTATTCCGATGGGTCATGAGATCGGCGTGACCGCCGTGCAAGCCGCTGCTGCTTACGCCTCGATAGCCAACGGCGGCGAATGGGTGAAGCCGCACCTGATCAGCAAGGTCGTATCATCTTCGGGAGATGTACTCGACGAGCATCAACCCGAAAGACGACAAGTCGTGAGTGAGGCCACGGCAGCCACTTTGAAGGCGATGCTCGAAGGCGTGGTTGTCCACGGAACCGGAAAGGCCGCGCGGATGGGAGGCTATAGCGCGGCTGGAAAGACAGGCACCGCGCAGAAAATCGATGAAGCCACCGGGCGCTACTCGCAGACTCGCTACGTCGCGTCGTTCGCAGGCTTCGCGCCGGTCGATAACCCAGAACTCGTTTGTGTTGTCTCGCTAGACGAACCGGTTGGCGCGCACTTGGGCGGCGCAGTTTCGGCGCCTGTGTTCGCCCGCGTAGTCTCGGACGCGCTTCACATACTCGGCGTTCCGCCCGAGAACGATCCGCAGTCGGTGCTCGCCGGCGACTTCAAGGTTTACGACACTCCCAGCTTTGTTGCTGAGAACCAACCGGCGCGCGCCGATGAGACCGCGGACTCGCGGCCGGCGCTTGAAGTGGCCGCGGAAGCCGCGGGCGCCGATTCTGCATCTAAGCGCTACGGCAGTGCGGTGATGCCTGATCTGATGGGTAAGGGAATACGCGAGGCAGTCGCCCTGTGCGCGGCTCAGGGTCTGAAGCTCAAGGCGGCCGGCGATGGAGTCGTCTCGCTGCAAAGCCCTTCCCCGGGCGCGCTCGTTTCGCAAGAGACGACCTGTCGCGTGAAGCTTTCGAAACAAGCGCTCAAGAGAGCAACGGTTGACCCCGCGCCGAAGATACCACCGTCCGCCGGCGGTGAGCCGTCTCGAGTGAAAGCAGCAAGGACGAATTGAAACTGGCTGACTTGGCAACACACATAAACGCGCTCGCCGCGACAGGCGCGCTCGAGGCCGAAGCACTCGACGTCACGCACGATTCGCGTGGGTGTGAGCCGGGTTCGGTCTTTGCCGCAATTCGCGGCGAGAAAACGGACGGGCACCGATTCATCTCGCAAGCGGTCGACCGCGGAGCGATCGCAGTTATTTCCGAGTTGCCTCCTGCGAGTGAGAGCGCGCCCGCATGGATTCAGGTCGCCGGCGCGCGCGCGGCATTGGCCCATTCGGCAGCCGCTGTCCACGGCCATCCGTCTCAGCGGTTGAAGCTGGTGGGGATCACCGGGACCAACGGCAAGACGACCACCGCTCACTTGATCGACTGGATCATTCGCGCCAGCGAGGGAACATCGGCGATGTTTGGAACGATCGCTCATAGAGTCGGCGACGAAGCAGCGGCGGCGGCGAACACGACGCCCGAAGCGTCCGACATTCAACGGATGCTTGCGCGAGCAATCGACGCCGGTTGCCGCTCGGCGGTGATGGAAGTCTCGTCGCACGCACTGGAGCTTCATCGCGCGGATGCTTTGAAGTTCGCGGTCGCAGTGTTTACCAATCTCACGCGCGATCACCTGGACTATCACGGAACGATGGAGAGTTACTTCGCGGTGAAAGAGAGGTTGTTCAACGCAAGTCTCGGTTCCGCGCCTGGCGCATCGGTAATCAACGTAGACGACGAATATGGCCGCAGGTTGTTTAGATCTGCCAAAGGCGATCGGATAAGTTACGGCTTCGGCAATCGCACGGACGTCGGGACGGATGAATTCAAGCTGACCGCGCGCGGACTCGCCTTCACCGCCAGTACGCCGGCCGGCAAGATCGAAGTTGTTTCGCCGCTGGTGGGACGCTTTCATGTTTACAACATACTCGCAGCCATCGCGGCAGGATTGGCCCTGGAAGCCAGTTTGGATGACATAGCCCGCGGCGTCGCCGAATGCCGAACTGTTTCGGGGCGGTTCGAGCAGGTGACGCTGAACGGTTCACAACAGACGGGCTTCACAGTCATCGTTGACTACGCGCACACCGACGATGCGCTGAGAAACGTCCTGCAAACCGCGCGCGAAGTAGCGGGGACGGGTCGCGTGATAACGGTGTTCGGGTGCGGAGGGGATCGCGACCGGAGCAAGCGCGCTCCGATGGGAGAGCTGGCGGCAAGCTTGAGCGATATTGCAATAGTCACTTCCGATAATCCTCGAACCGAGGACCCGGAGGCGATCATCGAAGACATCGAAGCCGGCTTGAAGAAAGCTGCGCGCGCGTATGTCAAGCTGACCGACAGGCGGGAGGCTATCCTTCACGCGATCGACCAGGCCCGAGAAGGCGACGTCATTTTGATAGCGGGCAAAGGGCATGAGACTTATCAGATCATCGGCGAGCGAAAGATTCACTTCGACGATCACGAAGTGGCGCGCGAAGCAATGATGAAGAGAGTTGATCACTAACCCCGGGAGCATCGAGGCATATGAAGCTAGGTGAAATCGCAGATATTCTCGGGTCGAATATTCGCGCGGCGCGTGGCGCCAGCGAACTTGCCGAGCGGGAGCCGCTCGGGTACTCGATCGACTCACGCACGGTCCGCGCGGGGGAGCTGTTTTTTGCTATTCAAGGACCGATCTACGACGGGCACCGTTTTGTCGTTGACGCGATCGGTCGCCGCGCGCTTGCGGCGGTTGTCTCGCGCGGCTTCCTGGACTCGGACCTCGGCAGGCAGATAGATCCGCAGAAGGCGGCGCTGATTCTGGTCGACGACACGTTGGCAGGGCTTCAATCTGTGGCATACGCCGTGTTGAAGAGCTGGCAGGGCCAAGTCGTCGCGGTGACCGGAAGCCTTGGAAAGACTACTACGAAGGAGATGTTAGCGGCGATGCTTGCGCGGATCGGCCGGGTCGTCAAAACAACTGGCAACTTTAACAACGCCTACGGTCTCCCGCTGTCGGTACTCAAGATGGAGTCCGATGGCAAGCACGCCTCGGACTTTGATTTTGCCGTGCTCGAGATGGGGATGAACCACAAGGGCGAGATAGCGCGGTTGACTGGCATCGCGCCGCCGGATGTCGGCGTGGTCACCATCGTCGCTCCTGCTCACCTGGAGTTCTTCTCTTCGGTTGAGGCGATCGCGGATGCGAAGGCCGAGATGGTCGGCGGCATAGTGCCTGGCGGCAAGGCGGTGCTCAACGCCGATGACGCTCGCGTCGCAAGAATGGCCGCCCTGCGTCACGACATCACCTGTCTCACGTTCGGCATCGAGCACAACGCAGATGTGATGGCCAGCGAAATAAAACCGGAGGGCGTCAGCGGAAGCAGCTTCCTGCTCGCGACGCCACACGGACGGATCGAAGCCCACGTTCCGCTTCCGGGGCGGCATAACATTTATAATGCGTTGGCGGCGGCGACGGTTGCCGATCTTTACGAAACTCCGCTGGAAGAGATCGCGGCAGCGTTAGCCGAAACCGCCACAGCGAAGATGCGCGGCGAAGTGGTGCGCTTTCGCGACGGCTTCACGATCATTGACGACTCGTACAATTCAAACCCGCGCGCGCTCTTTGAAATGGTCTCGACTGTGTGCGCGAACCGCGAGTGCAAACGCAAGATCGTAGTCGCCGGCGAAATGCTCGAGCTCGGGGCATCTGGTCCGGAGCTCCATCGCGAAGGCGGCCGGCAGATAGCGCGGCTCGGCGCCGACAAGCTGATCGGAATTCGCGGGCTCGCAGAAGAGATCGTCGCCGGCGCTCGCGAGGCCGGCATGACCGGCGAGGCGGCGGTCTTTGCTAACACGCCGGAAGAAGCGGCGGAGATATTGATTCGCGACGCGCGCGCGGGCGACTTGATCCTTGTGAAAGGCTCGCGCGCGGTAAAAAGCGAGATCGTTGTCGAACGGATGAAGCAGAGGTTCGGGACGCTGCCAAACTGCGGCGAAGCGATGACCGGTGACGCCGCGACGGGGAGATGCTGAGACGGCCGGAGCGATCTCTCGCTGTACCAGCGCCTCAAAGGCTGAATGTTTTACTACCTGAGATTATTTCAGAAGGTCCACGACAGCCTGTCCTTTCTGCGATTGTTTGAACAGGTCACCTTTCGCGCAGCATGGGCGGCGATCACCGCTCTCGCAATAAGCCTGATGTTTGGGCCGCGAATGATCAGGCTGTTGAGGCAGTTTCAGATAGGCCAGCAGATTCGCGAAGAAGGACCGCGCACCCATGAGGCAAAGCGTGGAACGCCTACGATGGGCGGTGTCCTGATTCTGCTATCGGTCGCGATATCGACTCTGTTGTGGTCGGACCTTTCGGTTGCGTTCGTGTGGATCGCAGTTGTGACGACGCTGGCGTACGGCGGGATTGGTTTTGCGGATGATTACTTGAAGGTGAAGCGGCGTCACAACCTCGGGCTGACCGGCAGACAGAAGCTGATGCTCCAATTCATCGTTGCGATCGGATTCGGGCTTGCGCTCAGATATTTTACGACCTACAGCACGCGGTTGAGCGTGCCGTTCGTGAAGACGTTCAATCCGGAGATATGGTGGCCGATATATCTGCTCGCTTTTGCGCCGATCGTGGTGGTCGGGTTTTCAAACGCGGTGAACCTGACGGATGGGCTCGACGGTCTGGCGATATCAGTGACAATGGTGACATCGGGGGCGCTCACCGGCTTCACCTACGTGAGCGGGCATAAGGTGTTCGCTGACTACCTGGGGCTCGAGCACAACCCCGGGATACACGAACTGACGATCTTCTGCGCGGCGCTCACTGGAGCGAGCCTGGGTTTCCTGTGGTTCAACGCGCCGCCAGCCGAGGTGTTCATGGGTGACGTGGGCGCGCTCGGAATCGGGGGAGCGATTGGCGCGGTAGCGGTGATGATCAAACAGGAGTTCTTGCTGGTGATGATCGGCGGCGTGTTCGTTATCGAAGCGCTGTCGGTGATTCTGCAAGTCGCATCGTTCAAGCTTTTTCATCGGCGCATATTCAAAATGACGCCGATACATCATCACTTTGAGCTGTTGTATCCGCCGGAGATTTCGCGCCGCATGGAACCGAAGCTGGTGTTTAGGTTCTTGATAATCGCGATATTGTTCGCGTTGCTCAGCTTGTCGACTTTGAAGTTGAGATAGAGGAACGGGGGTTAGGGCTTGGGGGTTAGGGGTTGGTTCCAACCCCCGGCACCTAACGCCCAACCCCCAGTTATATGGATCTAAAAGGCAAAAAGGTACTGGTCGTCGGCATCGCCCGCAGCGGAATCGCCGTTGCGCGTCTGCTCGCATCGCGAGGCGCGATGGTGATCGGCAACGATATCAAGCCTGCATCCGAGCTTCGCGAAGCGGCAGATGAGTTGCGCAAGCTTGGCGTGACGCTTTCGCTGGGAAGTCATCCGGAAAGTTTGTTTATCAACGCGGACTTGATTGTGCTAAGCCCGGGCGTGCCGGCCGACCTCGAGCCGCTCGAATCAGCGCGACGCGTGGGAATCCAGATCATCAGCGAGCCTGAGCTTGCCGGCCGGTTTTTGCGCGGGCGGATGATTGGCGTCACCGGCTCGAACGGTAAGACGACGGTTACCACGCTCATCGGGGAGCTGATGCGGGCGGCCGGTGCGGACGTGATCGTCGGCGGCAACATCGGAACGCCGCTGACAAGCTTGATTGAGAAATCGACCGACGTGTCGTGGACCGTCGCCGAGCTCTCGAGCTTTCAGTTGGAGACGATCGATAGCTTGCGGGTCAACGTGGCGGTTGTCACCAACATAACGCCGGACCACCTGGACCGGCACGGCTCGCTTGAGAATTACGTGAGCGCCAAGCACAGAATCTTTTTGAATCAGACCGAAGACGACCGGGCGGTGCTCAACGGTCAGGATCAGGGTGTGGCGGACATGGTTGCGAAGCTCGGCGTTCCATCGAAGAAGGTCTATTTCAGTTCGCGCGGGCCTGAAACGCTGACTGGCGCGGCAGCCGGCGTCTATTACCGAGCCGGTCGCGTTTGCACGACCCTCTTGACTGATCGACAGGGCGAGGTGGACGTAATCGGGCTTGATGAAATATCGGTGCCGGGCATGCACAACGTCGAGAACGTGATGACCGCGCTCGGGGCGACGTTCTGTGCGATAGAAATGGGGGGAACGGCGGCCGGCGACCTGCCGGCTCTCCGCGACGCTATCAGGCGATTCAAGGGAGTCGAGCACCGCATCGAATACGTGGCCGAGATTGACGGCATAAAGTTTTACAACGATTCGAAGGCAACCAACGTCGACTCGACGATCAAGTCTCTGGCGGCGTTCGAGCGCAACATCATCGTGATCCTCGGAGGCAAGGATAAAGGCAGCGACTACACAGTGCTGGCGCCGCTGGTTCGAGATCGCGTGAAGCAAATCATTTTGATTGGCGCGGCCAGCGACAAGATCGCCGGGCAACTGGAAGGGACGCGGCCGATTGCTCGCGCGCGATCGATGCAGGACGCGGTGCTTAGCGCGGTGCAAGTTGCGGCCGCCGGCGACATCGTGCTTCTTGCCCCCGCCTGCGCGAGCTTCGATATGTTCGACAGCTACGAACACCGCGGCCGAGTGTTCAAGGAGGCGGTGTACAAGCTCGCGAGCAGAGCGCACAGCGGCTGGACCGGGAGGCTAACCACTTGATGGGGAGAATTGAAAATTGAAAATTGAAAACTGAAAACTGAAAAGATGGCTACTCAATTCGCGATACGATATTACCGATTCGAAATTTAGAGATGGCGACTAACAACAGAGCTGCAGCGCCGAGATGGAAGCGTGAAGCCGAGATGGTCCTCGGGCGGGGAGTAAACTCGCGCCCTCGGCCCGGGCGCGAATTGCCCGTCGACAAGGTGATGCTGGCGATCGTGCTGGGCATCACGCTGTTCGGCGCGGTGATGGTCTACAGCGCGTCGGCGATCCTTGCCGAAAAGAACTATGGGAGCCAGTTCTACTTTCTCGCTCGTCAAGCGGTGTGGGCTCTGGTAGGAATGGCGGCGATGGCTATGGCGATTTGCATCGACTACCGGCACTACAAACGGCCGGTGGTGATCTACTCGGTGCTGGGGGTGACGCTGACGCTGTTGATCGCGGTGCTGTTTCTGCCGAGGATAAACGAAACTCACCGATGGATCAGATACGGCTCTTACATCTCCGTGCAGCCTTCAGAGCCGGCGAAACTGGCTCTGATAGCCTTCTTGGCGTTCTTTCTCGAAAAGCGAGTGAAAGAGATTGAGAGCTTCAAGCGTACTTTTGTGCTCGCGGCCATAGTCGCGGGGGTGTTGATTGGGCTGGTCGGCATGGAGCCCGATCTGGGCACTGCGATGGCGCTCGGGTTGGTCTTCTTGACGATGATGTATCAGGCGGGAGCGCCCGTTCGCTATTTCGCCACGCTGGCGGTGCCGGTGGTGCCGGCAATCACCTACATGCTTTTGAAGCCGTGGCGATTCCAAAGACTGCTGGCTTTTCTGGATCCGTGGAAGTATCAGACGACATGGGGATTCCAGCCGGTCCAGTCGATGATTGCGATCGGAAGCGGCGGGCCGGGCGGCTTGGGGTTCGCGCAGGGACGGCAGAAGCTTTTCTATTTGCCGGCCCCACATACCGATTTTATTTTCGCGGTGATTGGCGAAGAGCTTGGGCTGGTAGGAGCGGCCACACTGGTTTTGTTGTTTGGGCTGCTGGCGTGGAGAGGATTTCGCGCGGCTCGATTTGCTCCTGATCTGTTCGGCCAGTTGCTGGCTGTGGGACTGACGACAATGATCGTCGCGCAGGCGTTCTTTAACATCAGCGTGACGCTGTCGCTCGTGCCCACGAAAGGCATCCCGTTGCCGTTCATCAGCGCGGGCGGGTCGTCGCTGGCGATCAGCCTCTTCGCCGCGGGCGTGCTTCTGAACGTGTCCAAGCACGGGAAAACCTGATGATTGTCGATTGGCGATTGCCGATTGCCGATTTGCGGATTGGAAACAGTCTATGTGAACAAGCAATCGGCAGTCGGCAATCGACAATCGGCAATTGATATGAGGGTCATCATCGCGGCCGGTGGAACAGGCGGGCATATTTTTCCTGGCGTGGCCATCGCGCGCGAGTTCAAGGAGCGCGATAAGTCGACCGAGATTCTGTTCGTGGGCACCGCCCGCGGCCTCGAATCGAAAATCGTTCCTCGCGAGGGCTTCGACCTTGAACTGATGACGGTGGGCGCGCTGAAGGGCGTGTCGATCTTTGAAAGAATCAAATCGCTTGCCGGACTGCCGGCGAGCTTTGTGGCCGCGCGTCGAATACTGAAGCGATTCAAGCCCGACGTCGTGATTGGTGTCGGCGGTTACTCGTCGGGGCCGACGCTCTTGATGGCCGCGCTCTCTAGAATACCGACGATGGTAGTCGAGCCGAACGCGATGCCGGGTTTCACGAATCGGGTGCTGGCGCGTCTCGTGGACGCCGCGGCCTTGAGCTTTGCGGACGCGCAGAAGTACTTCGGGGATCGCGGGGTTGTGACCGGCAACCCGGTTCGCGTAGACTTCGCGCGGCTCGCCAAGAAAGCGAGAGGCGAGAAGTTGAACGTGTTGATTTTCGGCGGGAGCCAGGGCGCGCGCGCTATCAACAAGGCGATGATCGCAGCGCTGCCGCTGCTGGCTCCAAGAAGAGATCGGCTTGCCATCACGCATCAGACCGGCGAGCCCGACTTCGAGATCGTAAGGCGGGCGTACTCCAAGGCGGGATTTGATAGTGCCGCCGTAAAGCCGTTCATTCACGACATGGCCGATCAGTTTGCTCGCGCCGATTTGCTGGTTTGCCGGTCAGGCGCTACAACGGCGGCGGAGGTTGCGGCGGCCGGTAAAGCCGCGATCTTTGTTCCGTTTCCGTTCGCCACGGACGATCATCAGCGCAAGAACGCTGAAGCTTTTGAGCGCGCGGGCGCGGGACGGATGATTCTTCAAAAGGATCTGACGCCGGCTCGATTGGCCGAGGAGCTCAATCGACTGATCGATCAACCGGACGAAATCGATCGAATGGAAGAAACCAGCCGCGCATTGGGTCGCGCGGATTCAACGGAACGGGCGGTTGATTTGGCGATGACATTGGTTTGAGATATATGACCTATATGACCTATAACTAACATGCTTTTTCGAGGACTCAGACACATTCACTTCGTTGGAATCGGGGGCATCGGCATGAGCGGGATAGCCGAGGTGCTGTTGTCGCTTGGCGAAAACTTTCGCGTCACCGGCAGTGATATGAAGCGCACGCAAATAACTGAGCATCTGGAATCGATGGGCGCGATCGTCTCCGAAGGACACAAGTCCGAGAACATTGGTAAAGCCGACGTCGTCGTGACCTCCTCTGCTATACGCGATGACAATCCCGAAGTTGTTGCCGCGCGCCAGAAGCAGATCCCGGTCATACCGCGCGCGGAGATGCTGGCCGAGTTGATGCGCCTCTACCGGCACGGTATCGCGGTCGCGGGCACTCATGGTAAGACCACGACCACTTCGATGATCGCGCACCTGATGACACGCACGGGGTTTGATCCGGCGGTTGTGGTGGGAGGCCGTGTGGCATCGCTGGGTTCGAACGCGAGGCACGGACGCGGCGAGTACATCATAGTCGAAGCGGACGAATCCGACGGCTCGCTGTTGCTGTTGACGCCGACGATCGCAGTGCTGACTAACATTGACACCGATCATCTCGATCATTTCACTGGAGGCATAGAGGAGATCAAGGAATGCTTCGTCTCGTTCGCCAACAGCGTGCCGTTTTACGGGACTATCGTGCTTTGTCTGGACGATCAAAATGTGCAAGCGATCATACCTCAGCTAACGCGCCGGACGATCAGCTACGGGTCGGCGGCCCAGGCGGACGTATCCGCCGGTCACATCCATCTGGATGCGAGCTTTGCCTCGGAGTTCACGGTACGAGCATTCGGCAGCGAGATGGGGAAGATCAAGCTTCCTGTGCCGGGACTTCACAACATCCACAACGCCCTGGCTACCGTTACGGTCGGGCTCGACCTCGGCATGAAGTTTGAGAACATTGCCGAGGTTATGGCCGAGTTTCGGGGGGCCGAACGAAGGTTCCAGATCAAGGGCGAAAAGAGTGGCGTGCTGGTTGTCGATGACTATGGTCATCATCCAACCGAGATCAAGGCGACGCTCGCGGCGGCGCGCACGGCGGGCCGGCGAGTTGTGACATTGTTTCA from Acidobacteriota bacterium includes:
- the ftsW gene encoding putative lipid II flippase FtsW — translated: MATNNRAAAPRWKREAEMVLGRGVNSRPRPGRELPVDKVMLAIVLGITLFGAVMVYSASAILAEKNYGSQFYFLARQAVWALVGMAAMAMAICIDYRHYKRPVVIYSVLGVTLTLLIAVLFLPRINETHRWIRYGSYISVQPSEPAKLALIAFLAFFLEKRVKEIESFKRTFVLAAIVAGVLIGLVGMEPDLGTAMALGLVFLTMMYQAGAPVRYFATLAVPVVPAITYMLLKPWRFQRLLAFLDPWKYQTTWGFQPVQSMIAIGSGGPGGLGFAQGRQKLFYLPAPHTDFIFAVIGEELGLVGAATLVLLFGLLAWRGFRAARFAPDLFGQLLAVGLTTMIVAQAFFNISVTLSLVPTKGIPLPFISAGGSSLAISLFAAGVLLNVSKHGKT
- the mraY gene encoding phospho-N-acetylmuramoyl-pentapeptide-transferase translates to MFYYLRLFQKVHDSLSFLRLFEQVTFRAAWAAITALAISLMFGPRMIRLLRQFQIGQQIREEGPRTHEAKRGTPTMGGVLILLSVAISTLLWSDLSVAFVWIAVVTTLAYGGIGFADDYLKVKRRHNLGLTGRQKLMLQFIVAIGFGLALRYFTTYSTRLSVPFVKTFNPEIWWPIYLLAFAPIVVVGFSNAVNLTDGLDGLAISVTMVTSGALTGFTYVSGHKVFADYLGLEHNPGIHELTIFCAALTGASLGFLWFNAPPAEVFMGDVGALGIGGAIGAVAVMIKQEFLLVMIGGVFVIEALSVILQVASFKLFHRRIFKMTPIHHHFELLYPPEISRRMEPKLVFRFLIIAILFALLSLSTLKLR
- the murC gene encoding UDP-N-acetylmuramate--L-alanine ligase — protein: MLFRGLRHIHFVGIGGIGMSGIAEVLLSLGENFRVTGSDMKRTQITEHLESMGAIVSEGHKSENIGKADVVVTSSAIRDDNPEVVAARQKQIPVIPRAEMLAELMRLYRHGIAVAGTHGKTTTTSMIAHLMTRTGFDPAVVVGGRVASLGSNARHGRGEYIIVEADESDGSLLLLTPTIAVLTNIDTDHLDHFTGGIEEIKECFVSFANSVPFYGTIVLCLDDQNVQAIIPQLTRRTISYGSAAQADVSAGHIHLDASFASEFTVRAFGSEMGKIKLPVPGLHNIHNALATVTVGLDLGMKFENIAEVMAEFRGAERRFQIKGEKSGVLVVDDYGHHPTEIKATLAAARTAGRRVVTLFQPHRYTRTRDLKDEFARSFYGADLLLIADIYAASEDPIEGITSSTLAEHVERFGHRHVEYVGAIGGAAARLNEVVRPGDLVLTLGAGNVHQAGDELLRILEGEQKSRGAGEEGSGT
- the murG gene encoding undecaprenyldiphospho-muramoylpentapeptide beta-N-acetylglucosaminyltransferase; this translates as MNKQSAVGNRQSAIDMRVIIAAGGTGGHIFPGVAIAREFKERDKSTEILFVGTARGLESKIVPREGFDLELMTVGALKGVSIFERIKSLAGLPASFVAARRILKRFKPDVVIGVGGYSSGPTLLMAALSRIPTMVVEPNAMPGFTNRVLARLVDAAALSFADAQKYFGDRGVVTGNPVRVDFARLAKKARGEKLNVLIFGGSQGARAINKAMIAALPLLAPRRDRLAITHQTGEPDFEIVRRAYSKAGFDSAAVKPFIHDMADQFARADLLVCRSGATTAAEVAAAGKAAIFVPFPFATDDHQRKNAEAFERAGAGRMILQKDLTPARLAEELNRLIDQPDEIDRMEETSRALGRADSTERAVDLAMTLV
- the murD gene encoding UDP-N-acetylmuramoyl-L-alanine--D-glutamate ligase, whose protein sequence is MDLKGKKVLVVGIARSGIAVARLLASRGAMVIGNDIKPASELREAADELRKLGVTLSLGSHPESLFINADLIVLSPGVPADLEPLESARRVGIQIISEPELAGRFLRGRMIGVTGSNGKTTVTTLIGELMRAAGADVIVGGNIGTPLTSLIEKSTDVSWTVAELSSFQLETIDSLRVNVAVVTNITPDHLDRHGSLENYVSAKHRIFLNQTEDDRAVLNGQDQGVADMVAKLGVPSKKVYFSSRGPETLTGAAAGVYYRAGRVCTTLLTDRQGEVDVIGLDEISVPGMHNVENVMTALGATFCAIEMGGTAAGDLPALRDAIRRFKGVEHRIEYVAEIDGIKFYNDSKATNVDSTIKSLAAFERNIIVILGGKDKGSDYTVLAPLVRDRVKQIILIGAASDKIAGQLEGTRPIARARSMQDAVLSAVQVAAAGDIVLLAPACASFDMFDSYEHRGRVFKEAVYKLASRAHSGWTGRLTT